Proteins found in one Aquibium microcysteis genomic segment:
- a CDS encoding efflux transporter outer membrane subunit, with translation MVFRILIASCSVALMAGCTSLSTPYLRPDLPAGPSWPAPGPAGPVRAGADQWWTAFGDPNLTMLVGEVVVRNNDVFAAALRAQRARLQADLAARALFPKLSGSLATSQAEPLRRNAASTSSSSASVGVSYEVDLWGRLSAQRDAAAFEADATAEDYEAARLATIGMAIETYFRIAHANQSIATAEKSLAYVREIQNLVRKQAQGGAVSDLEMREIEQTVETQAARMSELLQARLVQRNVLAVLLNGAPNPVPEPQRLPRTTLPAIAAGLPAELLARRPDLRAAEARLRGALRGADSIRAGFYPQISLTGGLGTSSDQLISFIANPVATVGAGAVLSFLNVRDMKLAVGVSRLQYEETVAAFRTTLLAAFADVANALGARANHAEQARRLHKAFEAAREVEKLTEAQYRAGAITLRAWLDSQERRRTVETALADVRLAQFVNEATLFRALGGSTTVTGRPTSPIR, from the coding sequence ATGGTGTTCCGCATTCTGATCGCCTCCTGTTCGGTTGCCCTGATGGCCGGGTGCACCAGTCTGTCGACACCCTATCTGCGGCCCGACCTGCCGGCGGGGCCATCGTGGCCTGCGCCCGGTCCGGCGGGTCCGGTCAGGGCCGGCGCCGACCAGTGGTGGACCGCCTTCGGGGATCCGAACCTCACGATGCTCGTCGGCGAGGTAGTCGTCCGCAACAACGATGTCTTCGCCGCCGCCCTCCGCGCGCAGCGGGCGCGCCTGCAGGCAGACCTGGCCGCGCGCGCCCTGTTTCCGAAGCTGAGCGGCAGTCTCGCCACCTCGCAGGCAGAACCGCTCCGGCGAAATGCCGCTTCGACATCGTCCTCTTCTGCGTCCGTCGGCGTCTCCTACGAGGTCGATCTGTGGGGCCGGCTGTCCGCGCAGCGCGACGCCGCGGCCTTCGAGGCCGATGCCACCGCGGAGGATTACGAGGCCGCACGTCTGGCGACGATCGGCATGGCGATCGAGACCTATTTCCGCATCGCCCATGCCAACCAGTCGATCGCGACGGCCGAGAAGAGCCTCGCCTATGTCCGGGAGATTCAGAACCTCGTTCGGAAGCAGGCGCAAGGCGGTGCGGTTTCGGATCTCGAGATGCGCGAGATCGAGCAGACCGTCGAGACGCAAGCAGCACGGATGTCGGAACTGCTGCAGGCGCGACTGGTCCAGCGCAATGTCCTCGCGGTGCTCCTGAACGGCGCGCCGAACCCGGTACCCGAGCCGCAGAGGCTGCCGCGAACGACACTGCCTGCGATCGCGGCAGGCCTGCCCGCCGAACTGCTCGCGCGCCGTCCTGATCTCCGTGCGGCGGAGGCCCGCCTGCGTGGCGCATTGAGGGGCGCGGACTCCATCCGGGCCGGATTCTATCCGCAGATCTCTCTGACGGGCGGACTGGGGACCAGCAGCGACCAGCTCATCTCCTTCATCGCGAATCCGGTGGCGACCGTGGGCGCCGGCGCCGTCCTCTCCTTCCTCAACGTCAGGGACATGAAGCTGGCGGTCGGCGTGTCGCGCCTCCAGTACGAAGAGACCGTCGCAGCGTTTCGGACGACGCTGCTCGCTGCCTTCGCCGACGTCGCCAACGCGCTGGGAGCCCGTGCGAACCATGCCGAACAGGCGCGCCGCCTGCACAAGGCCTTCGAGGCGGCCCGGGAGGTGGAGAAGCTGACCGAGGCGCAGTACAGGGCCGGCGCCATCACCCTGCGTGCATGGCTGGACTCGCAGGAACGCCGCCGCACGGTGGAGACGGCTCTGGCCGACGTCCGGCTTGCGCAGTTCGTCAACGAGGCGACGCTCTTCCGCGCGCTCGGCGGCAGCACCACGGTGACCGGCCGACCGACATCGCCGATCCGCTGA
- a CDS encoding MacB family efflux pump subunit, with translation MTSLLEIENVSRLFRSGEETVRALADIDLRIDDGEFVAIVGASGSGKSTLMNILGCLDQPTAGDYRVAGRSVSGLSADELAALRREHFGFIFQRYQLLGTLSAVDNVAMPAVYAGIDAATRRTRAKALLDRLGLADRAGHRPNQLSGGQQQRVSIARALMNGGRIILADEPTGALDSRSGETVLDILRELHRDGHTVIIVTHDMAVAACADRIIEIRDGGVLSDRRSREHVAAAPSPSGAEGRRAGRLAAFQRRAAEAFPMALRSMAAHRVRTFLTMLGIIIGIAAVVAVVGLGEGTRRKVLAEISDLGANTLSIFPGRGWGDERADSITTLVVSDAEALSRQKYVDGVTPQVTTNARVRSGRISITANVDGVGVDHFRVNGLAVVRGSGFPAESIAERRQEAVIDERAASTLFPDGESPLGKVIMVGQLPVTIIGIVARRAGTAGDKTLQIYLPYTALAGRLLGPATSLAGLIVRVRQEVDTVQAERAIVGLMRRRHGTKDFFVFNSDQLRRTMEKTSRTMTLLISSIAVISLIVGGIGVMNIMLVSVTERTREIGLRMAVGARRLDIMLQFLIEAVTICIAGSVLGVAMALAVATVFGRPGSEFPMVISAHAVFAACLVALLIGVVFGFLPARNASRLDPVDALSRE, from the coding sequence GTGACCTCGCTGCTCGAAATAGAGAACGTCTCGCGGCTTTTCCGGTCCGGCGAGGAGACGGTCCGTGCGCTCGCCGACATCGATCTGCGGATCGACGACGGCGAGTTCGTCGCGATCGTCGGCGCGAGCGGTTCGGGAAAGTCGACGCTCATGAACATCCTCGGCTGCCTCGATCAGCCGACCGCGGGCGACTATCGGGTCGCGGGGCGAAGCGTCTCCGGACTGAGCGCCGACGAACTGGCGGCGCTGCGCAGAGAGCATTTCGGCTTCATCTTCCAGCGCTATCAATTGCTGGGCACGCTGAGCGCCGTCGACAACGTGGCGATGCCCGCCGTCTACGCCGGCATCGACGCCGCCACGCGGCGCACGCGCGCGAAGGCGCTCCTCGACCGTCTCGGGCTCGCGGACCGCGCCGGCCACCGCCCCAACCAGCTGTCGGGCGGTCAGCAGCAGCGCGTATCCATCGCGCGCGCGCTCATGAATGGCGGCCGCATCATTCTTGCGGACGAGCCGACCGGCGCGCTCGACAGCCGGAGCGGCGAGACCGTGCTCGACATCCTGAGGGAGCTCCACCGCGACGGCCATACGGTGATCATCGTCACGCACGACATGGCGGTGGCGGCATGCGCCGACCGCATCATCGAAATCCGTGACGGGGGCGTTCTGTCGGATCGGCGCTCCCGCGAGCATGTTGCCGCCGCTCCATCGCCGTCCGGCGCGGAAGGGAGGCGAGCCGGCCGGCTCGCGGCGTTCCAGCGTCGGGCTGCCGAAGCTTTTCCGATGGCCTTGCGTTCCATGGCCGCGCATCGCGTCCGCACGTTCCTCACCATGCTCGGCATCATCATCGGCATCGCTGCCGTCGTCGCCGTCGTCGGCCTGGGCGAGGGAACACGCCGGAAGGTCCTCGCAGAGATCAGCGACCTCGGCGCCAACACGCTGTCCATCTTTCCCGGACGTGGCTGGGGAGACGAACGCGCCGACAGCATCACCACGCTCGTCGTTTCCGACGCCGAGGCACTGTCCAGGCAAAAATACGTCGACGGAGTCACGCCCCAGGTCACGACGAACGCCCGGGTCCGCTCCGGCCGCATCTCCATCACCGCGAACGTCGACGGCGTCGGCGTGGACCATTTCCGGGTGAACGGGCTCGCCGTGGTCCGGGGCTCAGGCTTTCCGGCCGAAAGCATCGCCGAACGCCGGCAGGAGGCGGTGATCGACGAGAGAGCGGCATCCACGCTCTTTCCCGACGGTGAGTCGCCGCTCGGCAAGGTCATCATGGTCGGCCAGCTTCCCGTCACGATCATCGGCATCGTGGCACGCAGGGCAGGCACCGCGGGCGACAAGACCCTGCAGATCTATCTGCCCTACACGGCGCTGGCCGGACGCCTGCTCGGCCCGGCGACGAGCCTTGCCGGGCTGATCGTCCGCGTCCGGCAGGAGGTCGATACGGTCCAGGCGGAACGCGCCATCGTCGGCCTGATGAGGCGCCGCCACGGCACCAAAGATTTCTTCGTCTTCAACAGCGACCAGCTGCGACGCACGATGGAGAAGACGTCGCGAACGATGACGCTGCTGATCTCGTCCATCGCCGTCATCTCGCTGATCGTCGGCGGCATCGGCGTCATGAACATCATGCTGGTTTCCGTCACGGAGCGGACCCGCGAGATCGGCCTGCGCATGGCGGTCGGGGCGCGGCGACTCGACATCATGCTCCAGTTCCTCATCGAGGCCGTCACGATCTGCATCGCCGGATCCGTCCTCGGCGTCGCGATGGCGCTGGCCGTGGCGACCGTCTTCGGTCGACCCGGCAGCGAGTTCCCGATGGTCATCTCCGCCCATGCGGTCTTCGCAGCCTGTCTGGTCGCGCTTCTCATCGGCGTCGTCTTCGGGTTCCTCCCGGCCCGCAACGCGTCGCGCCTCGATCCGGTCGATGCCCTTTCCAGAGAGTAG
- a CDS encoding efflux RND transporter periplasmic adaptor subunit: MKPSTGIRRALGIAGLTAAALIAFAAAQAGLRDEPETSVFTEPVVRGTVEETVLANGVLEPIRMISVGAQVSGQLKSLHVELGQTIRAGDLIAEIDPTPQVNALRVAEAALASIRAQRKARGIQLRQAERVRDRQKTMALQKAVSAADLETAEAALGTLEAEVEALEAQINQASVEVENAKSNLGYTRVVAPMDGVVVAVVTKAGQTLNANQAVPTIVVLAQLDVMRVRVQISEADIGRVKSGQPVRFTIMGNAQAATAGTLDRIEPAPVSIATEATGATTAGHATAPAVYYNGVFTTPNPEGRLRPMMTAVVTIVAGRAEEVPLVAWSALTERDGSGRYRVQVRSAAGEITERLVAIGLTDRISAQVIDGLEIGEEVIIPADGQASDSSTMEMM; this comes from the coding sequence CGGTCTCCGTGACGAGCCGGAGACGTCGGTGTTCACCGAGCCGGTCGTCCGCGGGACGGTCGAGGAGACCGTCCTGGCGAACGGCGTGCTCGAGCCGATCCGGATGATCAGCGTCGGCGCGCAGGTGTCCGGACAGTTGAAGTCCCTGCATGTCGAACTCGGCCAGACGATCAGGGCCGGTGACCTGATCGCCGAGATCGACCCTACCCCGCAAGTGAACGCGCTTCGGGTCGCCGAGGCCGCCCTGGCATCCATCAGGGCGCAGCGCAAGGCGCGCGGCATCCAACTGCGGCAGGCCGAGCGGGTGCGTGACCGGCAGAAGACCATGGCGCTCCAAAAGGCGGTTTCGGCTGCAGACCTCGAGACGGCGGAGGCGGCGCTCGGCACGCTGGAGGCCGAGGTCGAGGCGCTGGAGGCGCAGATCAACCAGGCGAGCGTTGAGGTGGAGAACGCGAAGTCCAATCTCGGCTACACGAGGGTCGTGGCTCCGATGGACGGCGTCGTCGTCGCGGTCGTCACCAAGGCGGGACAGACGCTGAACGCCAACCAGGCCGTGCCGACGATCGTCGTCCTGGCGCAACTCGACGTGATGCGCGTCAGGGTACAGATATCGGAAGCCGACATCGGCCGCGTGAAGTCCGGGCAGCCCGTCCGCTTCACCATCATGGGCAACGCGCAGGCGGCGACCGCCGGGACGCTCGACAGGATCGAGCCGGCACCCGTATCGATCGCCACGGAAGCGACCGGCGCCACGACCGCGGGCCATGCGACAGCTCCGGCGGTCTACTACAACGGCGTGTTCACGACGCCCAATCCGGAAGGTCGGCTGCGTCCGATGATGACGGCCGTGGTCACCATCGTCGCCGGACGCGCCGAAGAGGTGCCGCTCGTCGCCTGGTCGGCCCTGACGGAGCGCGACGGCAGCGGTCGCTACCGGGTCCAGGTGCGCTCCGCCGCAGGCGAGATCACGGAGCGCCTGGTCGCCATCGGGTTGACCGACCGGATCAGCGCGCAGGTGATCGACGGTCTGGAGATCGGCGAAGAGGTGATCATCCCGGCGGACGGACAGGCGTCGGATTCCAGCACCATGGAGATGATGTGA
- a CDS encoding YbaN family protein produces the protein MAQAGGTVGMNSGDDDASGPGGGLTALEKARRAGYLALGFAMLGLGVAGVFLPVMPTTVFVILAAFCFGRSSPRLETWLLQHPRFGPPLQAWREEGAIPTRAKVLAVAGMALGFGLFLVSARPGYGAMFAVAAFMLAGAAYVLSRPRPRRRLGPPES, from the coding sequence ATGGCGCAGGCGGGCGGAACGGTCGGGATGAACAGCGGCGACGACGATGCCAGCGGACCGGGCGGCGGGCTGACGGCGCTCGAAAAGGCGCGGCGCGCCGGCTATCTTGCTCTCGGCTTCGCGATGCTCGGGCTCGGCGTGGCCGGGGTCTTCCTGCCGGTCATGCCGACGACGGTCTTCGTCATCCTGGCGGCCTTCTGCTTCGGCCGATCCTCGCCCCGGCTGGAGACCTGGCTCCTGCAGCACCCGCGCTTCGGCCCGCCGCTGCAGGCCTGGCGCGAGGAGGGGGCGATCCCGACGCGGGCGAAGGTCCTCGCCGTCGCCGGGATGGCGCTCGGCTTCGGGCTGTTCCTCGTCTCCGCACGTCCTGGATACGGAGCGATGTTCGCGGTCGCGGCCTTCATGCTGGCCGGGGCCGCCTATGTGCTGTCGCGTCCACGACCGCGCCGGCGGCTCGGGCCGCCGGAAAGCTGA
- a CDS encoding HAMP domain-containing sensor histidine kinase: MRNSLFLKIYATLLVALAIVAVASAAFWWIGQSREEEGWRGRRDRFIAAMLPPADGPAALRPTLERLGQAFDAEIAVYAPDGRLIAANDDDFPPRLRGRGWLDENDGRIRHARRIHAMLVPLDDGRRVAVRMAGTDGPGGGLAYLAMIAAVTGLAAYPVVRHLTRRLETLRRGVDAWGEGALVTRVPAKGSDEVAAVAKSFNRAADHIERMIVAHRSLLANASHELRSPLARLRMAIDLYEIDPGRARKDEIVRNLGELDDLVEEILLASRLDHAGDLARTESVDLLALASEEGARNGIAVSGVPAVIDGDPKLLTRLVRNLMQNALRHGAPPVDVDVATAGPDVTLTVRDHGPGIPEGEGERVFEAFYRPSGRSEQAGGWGLGLSLVRQIAAHHGGAVRHETPEGGGARFVVSFPAARAAGAVVDATAHRRPRPA; this comes from the coding sequence ATCCGCAACAGCCTGTTTCTCAAGATCTATGCCACGCTGCTGGTCGCCCTGGCGATCGTCGCCGTCGCCAGCGCCGCCTTCTGGTGGATCGGCCAGAGCCGGGAGGAGGAAGGCTGGCGCGGCCGCCGCGACCGCTTCATCGCCGCCATGCTGCCGCCCGCCGACGGACCGGCTGCGCTCCGCCCGACCCTCGAGCGCCTCGGCCAGGCCTTCGACGCCGAAATCGCGGTCTACGCGCCCGACGGCCGGCTGATCGCCGCCAACGACGACGATTTTCCGCCCCGCCTGCGCGGGCGCGGCTGGCTCGACGAGAACGACGGACGCATCCGCCACGCGAGGCGCATCCACGCGATGCTCGTGCCGCTCGATGACGGACGCCGCGTCGCCGTGCGGATGGCCGGGACCGACGGACCCGGCGGCGGTCTGGCCTATCTCGCCATGATCGCTGCCGTCACCGGCCTCGCCGCCTATCCGGTCGTCCGCCACCTGACGCGCCGCCTGGAGACGCTGCGGCGCGGCGTCGACGCCTGGGGCGAAGGCGCATTGGTGACGCGCGTCCCCGCGAAGGGATCAGACGAGGTCGCCGCCGTGGCCAAGAGCTTCAACCGTGCCGCCGACCACATCGAGCGCATGATCGTCGCGCACCGGTCGCTGCTGGCCAATGCGAGCCACGAACTGCGCTCGCCGCTGGCGCGGCTGCGCATGGCGATCGACCTCTACGAGATCGATCCCGGCCGGGCCCGGAAGGACGAGATCGTGCGCAATCTCGGCGAACTCGACGATCTGGTCGAGGAGATCCTGCTCGCCAGCCGGCTTGATCATGCCGGGGACCTCGCCCGAACCGAATCCGTCGATCTCCTGGCGCTGGCCAGCGAGGAAGGCGCCCGCAACGGCATCGCCGTCTCCGGCGTGCCCGCGGTGATCGACGGCGATCCGAAACTGCTCACCCGCCTCGTCCGCAATTTGATGCAGAACGCGCTGCGCCACGGCGCACCGCCGGTCGACGTGGACGTCGCAACCGCGGGTCCGGACGTGACGCTCACCGTGAGGGACCACGGACCGGGAATTCCCGAGGGCGAGGGCGAACGGGTCTTCGAAGCCTTCTACCGCCCGTCAGGACGCAGCGAGCAGGCCGGCGGCTGGGGCCTCGGTCTGTCGCTGGTCCGCCAGATCGCGGCCCATCACGGCGGCGCGGTTCGCCACGAGACGCCGGAAGGGGGCGGCGCCCGCTTCGTCGTCAGCTTTCCGGCGGCCCGAGCCGCCGGCGCGGTCGTGGACGCGACAGCACATAGGCGGCCCCGGCCAGCATGA